Proteins encoded within one genomic window of Oryza glaberrima chromosome 12, OglaRS2, whole genome shotgun sequence:
- the LOC127756915 gene encoding uncharacterized protein At2g34160-like, which produces MQAVREEEEQVVEEVVRAEAVAEEEEGPEEKEVAMVGEETAEAEHDEEEAEAGASAKKNRIQVSTNKKPLYFYVNLAKRYMQNYDEVELSALGMAIGTVVTVAEILKNNGLATEKKILTSTIGTKDESKGRLVRKAKIEILLCKSENFNTIMSSKKSDRPKSAEEEIKV; this is translated from the exons ATGCAggcggtgagggaggaggaggagcaggtggtggaggaggtggtgagggcggaggcggtggcggaggaggaggaggggccggaggagaaggaggtggcGATGGtcggggaggagacggcggaggcggagcacgacgaggaggaggcggaggccggggCGTCGGCGAAGAAGAACCGGATCCAGGTCTCCACCAACAAGAAGCCACTCTACTTCTACGTCAACCTCGCcaag AGGTACATGCAGAACTATGACGAAGTTGAGCTCTCTGCACTGGGAATGG CAATTGGCACGGTGGTGACTGTTGCTGAGATCCTCAAGAACAATGGCCTGGCCACTGAAAAGA AGATCCTGACATCAACCATTGGCACCAAGGATGAATCGAAGGGGCGGCTTGTCCGTAAAGCCAAG ATTGAGATTCTTCTTTGTAAATCAGAAAACTTCAACACTATAATGTCCAGCAAGAAATCAGACCGCCCGAAATCCGCGGAGGAAGAGATCAAGGTCTGA
- the LOC127756913 gene encoding putative disease resistance protein RGA3 isoform X3: MQTRFTNMSWGAAARGLQTATGLVTSVNTWAEFFNCVSSAISSACSWINIHQKPENDFVQEEMKHLQSDLWQLQTTLPKMRNLVEILEWQIYKKPAAELLPHIKDAVLDAEDIIDEFNYYELKAKIEGRIEECLTSSGCQEFYTSVIRGSFNRVKEIQEKLDHLHRQSMDLGLHCAAQRFDKIVRPETSSFLNESKIFGRQEEEKMVLELLGVQLQANAGYKRKRSSRVEVLPIVGLGGVGKTTLAQQICKNQMVKAHFDMILWACVSDDFNTKRLTKEVIQSSKKETSFDNLDSLQSILKDIVESKRFLLVLDDIWDDVMADGGQDWQRFCAPLSNAFHGSMILITTRSQKVADKVRTMDCFPLEGLTEDVFWEFFIVQAFGTESLSKYPDLEDIGRSIILKLKGSPLAAKTIGRLLRTNLHASHWNNILQSELWKLEQERTDILPALRLSYMHLPPHLKRCFSFCAVYPKDYRFEKDTLVDIWLAEGFVEHVSSIPAVTVLHQYFEELLSRSFFQKVTCNKYVIHDLMHDMAQLVSQDECFIIRNADDLRTIPPNVRHLSIFTKRYIGCRDLMGLCRYKKLRTLLCSKAFSKGEFASVLGSWFKELQHIRVLSCSLPMIEDIPEGISNLKLVGYICFSSQRTFSILPSSFCCLYNLQTLDASTCVFRSLPCDFGNLISLRKFRAKNFSYLPGEDSRMQFLRGERIKVLKYVNQRMLFMNRNNWKSMKAYILIRIFNIWRSLVTKERIFVLAGSCLTIYQT; this comes from the exons ATGCAAACGAGATTCACTAACATGAGCTGGGGAGCTGCTGCCCGAGGGCTCCAGACAGCCACAGGGCTTGTTACAAGCGTCAACACATGGGCTGAATTCTTCAATTGTGTGAGCTCAGCTATTTCATCTGCATGCTCTTGGATCAACATTCATCAGAAACCAGAGAACGATTTTGTGCAGGAAGAAATGAAGCATCTACAAAGCGACTTATGGCAGCTACAGACAACTCTGCCAAAAATGCGCAACCTTGTTGAGATACTTGAGTGGCAAATCTATAAAAAACCAGCTGCAGAACTCCTCCCACATATCAAGGATGCAGTGCTAGATGCTGAGGACATCATTGATGAATTTAATTACTATGAGCTCAAGGCAAAGATAGAGGGGAGAATAGAGGAATGCCTAACATCATCTGGATGCCAGGAATTCTATACGAGTGTCATTCGAGGAAGCTTTAACAGAGTGAAGGAAATCCAAGAGAAGCTAGACCATCTACATCGTCAGTCTATGGACTTGGGCTTGCATTGTGCAGCACAAAGATTTGACAAAATTGTTAGGCCAGAAACAAGTTCTTTTCTTAATGAGTCAAAGATTTTTGGACggcaagaagaagagaaaatggTGTTGGAATTGTTAGGAGTACAATTACAAGCTAATGCTGGCTACAAACGCAAGAGAAGCAGTAGAGTGGAGGTCTTGCCAATTGTTGGACTGGGAGGTGTAGGAAAGACTACTTTGGCCCAACAAATTTGCAAGAATCAAATGGTGAAAGCTCACTTCGATATGATCCTTTGGGCATGTGTATCAGATGACTTTAACACAAAGAGGTTAACTAAAGAGgtaatccaatcttccaagaaAGAAACATCATTTGATAATTTGGATTCTCTTCAGTctattttaaaagatattgtTGAGTCAAAAAGGTTTTTACTTGTACTAGATGACATTTGGGATGATGTCATGGCAGATGGTGGGCAGGATTGGCAAAGGTTTTGTGCACCGTTATCAAATGCTTTTCATGGAAGCATGATTTTGATCACCACTCGGTCACAGAAAGTTGCTGATAAGGTGCGGACAATGGATTGTTTTCCACTAGAAGGTCTAACTGAAGATGTTTTCTGGGAATTTTTCATTGTACAAGCATTTGGAACTGAGAGTTTATCCAAATACCCAGATCTGGAGGACATTGGTAGAAGCATAATTCTGAAATTGAAGGGTTCTCCATTGGCTGCCAAAACTATTGGGCGTCTTTTGAGGACTAATTTGCATGCTTCACACTGGAATAACATATTGCAGAGTGAACTATGGAAGTTGGAGCAGGAGAGGACAGATATTCTACCTGCCCTGCGTTTGAGTTATATGCATTTACCACCCCATCTAAAGAGGTGTTTCTCATTTTGTGCTGTGTACCCCAAAGACTACAGGTTTGAAAAGGATACCCTAGTCGACATATGGCTGGCAGAAGGTTTTGTTGAACATGTAAGTAGCATTCCAGCTGTAACTGTCCTGCATCAATATTTTGAAGAGCTTCTAAGCCGATCCTTCTTTCAGAAAGTAACGTGCAACAAATATGTGATACATGACTTGATGCATGATATGGCACAGCTAGTTTCGCAAGATGAATGCTTCATCATAAGGAATGCAGATGACCTTCGAACAATCCCTCCCAATGTTCGCCATCTATCAATTTTCACAAAAAGATATATTGGATGCCGTGACTTAATGGGACTATGCAGGTATAAGAAACTGCGCACCCTTTTGTGCAGTAAAGCTTTTAGCAAAGGGGAGTTTGCTTCTGTACTTGGAAGCTGGTTTAAGGAGCTTCAACACATCCGTGTGTTGAGTTGTTCTCTTCCCATGATAGAAGATATACCTGAGGGCATCAGCAACTTAAAGCTTGTTGGCTACATTTGCTTCTCAAGCCAACGTACTTTCAGCATCCTTCCTTCGTCATTTTGTTGTCTATATAACCTGCAAACTCTAGATGCTTCAACATGTGTTTTCAGAAGCCTGCCTTGTGACTTTGGAAACCTGATCAGCCTAAGGAAATTTAGAGCGAAAAATTTCAGTTATCTCCCAGGAGAGGATTCACGCATGCAGTTTCTAAGAGGAGAGAGAATCAAAGTGTTGAAATATGTAAATCAG AGAATGCTATTTATGAACAGGAACAATTGGAAGTCTATGAAAGCCTACATCCTCATCCGGATCTTCAACATTTGGAGGTCACTGGTTACCAAGGAGAGAATTTTTGTCCTAGCTGGTTCCTGCCTGACAATTTACCAAACATGA
- the LOC127756326 gene encoding serine/threonine-protein kinase STY13-like, whose amino-acid sequence MASSSSSSSDDLAASTIDLALEEKLAANALGGGNGGAEEEAAAWEIDLSKLSIRSVVAQGYHGTLFRADYGGHDVAVKVLDWGEDGYSTPEQIAHLRASLADLAAVWHSFEHPNVARFFGASMGTADLNIPANTTSSATAGGGGEQRNTGEKPLPDRACCVVVEFLGGGTLKKYLIEHYRSKLPYGEVVRLALSMARGLSFLHANKIVHRDVKTENMLFLGGGGGGGDLKIADFGVARVEARDPREMTGATGTVGYMAPEVLVGKPYNRKCDVYSFGICLWETYCCEMPFTFGLGVAEASAAVAQRGMRPPIPPCCPPAMARVMARCWDADPAARPEMEEVVRMLEALDTSNGGGMVAPGKMKKKKKTTTKKKNNEEKMPGCFCFFGRS is encoded by the coding sequence ATGGcgtcgagcagcagcagcagcagcgacgatCTCGCCGCGAGCACCATCGACCTCGCGCTCGAGGAGAAGCTCGCCGCCAacgcgctcggcggcggcaatggcggcgcggaggaggaggcggcggcgtgggagatcGACCTGTCGAAGCTGAGCATCCGCTCCGTCGTGGCGCAGGGGTACCACGGCACGCTGTTCCGGGCGGACTACGGCGGCCACGACGTCGCTGTGAAGGTGCTCGACTGGGGGGAGGACGGGTACTCGACGCCGGAGCAGATCGCCCACCTGCGCGCGTcgctcgccgacctcgccgccgtctggCACTCGTTCGAGCACCCGAACGTGGCGCGCTTCTTCGGCGCGTCCATGGGCACCGCCGACCTCAACATCCCGGCCaacaccacctcctccgccaccgccggcggcggcggcgagcagcgcaaCACCGGCGAGAAGCCGCTGCCGGACAGGGCGTGCTGCGTGGTGGTCGAGTTCCTCGGCGGCGGGACGCTCAAGAAGTACCTGATCGAGCACTACCGGAGCAAGCTCCCCTACGGCGAGGTCGTCCGCCTCGCGCTGTCCATGGCGCGCGGCCTCAGCTTCCTCCACGCCAACAAGATCGTCCACCGCGACGTCAAGACGGAGAACATGctcttcctcggcggcggcggcggcggcggcgacctcaaGATCGCCGACTTCGGCGTGGCCCGCGTGGAGGCGCGCGACCCGAGGGAGATGACCGGCGCGACGGGCACGGTGGGGTACATGGCGCCGGAGGTGCTCGTCGGGAAGCCGTACAACCGCAAgtgcgacgtgtacagcttcggcatCTGCCTGTGGGAGACGTACTGCTGCGAGATGCCCTTCACGTTCGGGCTCGGCGTCgcggaggcgtcggcggcggtggcgcagcggGGGATGCGGCCGCCGATCCCGCCGTGCTGCCCGCCCGCCATGGCGCGCGTCATGGCGAGGTGCTGGGACGCCGacccggcggcgcggccggagatggaggaggtggtgcgGATGCTGGAGGCGCTCGACACGAGCAATGGCGGCGGGATGGTGGCGCCGgggaagatgaagaagaagaagaagacgacgacgaagaagaagaacaatgaGGAGAAGATGCCAGGGTGCTTCTGCTTCTTCGGTCGCTCGTAG
- the LOC127756913 gene encoding putative disease resistance protein RGA3 isoform X1 — MQTRFTNMSWGAAARGLQTATGLVTSVNTWAEFFNCVSSAISSACSWINIHQKPENDFVQEEMKHLQSDLWQLQTTLPKMRNLVEILEWQIYKKPAAELLPHIKDAVLDAEDIIDEFNYYELKAKIEGRIEECLTSSGCQEFYTSVIRGSFNRVKEIQEKLDHLHRQSMDLGLHCAAQRFDKIVRPETSSFLNESKIFGRQEEEKMVLELLGVQLQANAGYKRKRSSRVEVLPIVGLGGVGKTTLAQQICKNQMVKAHFDMILWACVSDDFNTKRLTKEVIQSSKKETSFDNLDSLQSILKDIVESKRFLLVLDDIWDDVMADGGQDWQRFCAPLSNAFHGSMILITTRSQKVADKVRTMDCFPLEGLTEDVFWEFFIVQAFGTESLSKYPDLEDIGRSIILKLKGSPLAAKTIGRLLRTNLHASHWNNILQSELWKLEQERTDILPALRLSYMHLPPHLKRCFSFCAVYPKDYRFEKDTLVDIWLAEGFVEHVSSIPAVTVLHQYFEELLSRSFFQKVTCNKYVIHDLMHDMAQLVSQDECFIIRNADDLRTIPPNVRHLSIFTKRYIGCRDLMGLCRYKKLRTLLCSKAFSKGEFASVLGSWFKELQHIRVLSCSLPMIEDIPEGISNLKLVGYICFSSQRTFSILPSSFCCLYNLQTLDASTCVFRSLPCDFGNLISLRKFRAKNFSYLPGEDSRMQFLRGERIKVLKYVNQVQGSLLVNLPGLKSKKNIGLVVLKKENDLYSLHMSQLAENAIYEQEQLEVYESLHPHPDLQHLEVTGYQGENFCPSWFLPDNLPNMISFIFEECHNAKKISLHRLPCTGFRYLINLYIIECTNLSSIKQFLQPCHIPAIKMISIKGCQELSSISAERFGGFRFLEALVIRDCPRISWENGLALPPTLTSLSLVRCGDISKWIPDCLLNLSSLVRLQLVGLSGTMFIPGSIWRNNLPLLDYLEICNFQELRFTGVPEAIAEINNVLIDKCPILKELKQPFSRGDVTFLWGIPTSKWTAVWCSFMVSTVKLASHKQPNCQNRFVSCGSLFRGCLFSATSVTLSG; from the exons ATGCAAACGAGATTCACTAACATGAGCTGGGGAGCTGCTGCCCGAGGGCTCCAGACAGCCACAGGGCTTGTTACAAGCGTCAACACATGGGCTGAATTCTTCAATTGTGTGAGCTCAGCTATTTCATCTGCATGCTCTTGGATCAACATTCATCAGAAACCAGAGAACGATTTTGTGCAGGAAGAAATGAAGCATCTACAAAGCGACTTATGGCAGCTACAGACAACTCTGCCAAAAATGCGCAACCTTGTTGAGATACTTGAGTGGCAAATCTATAAAAAACCAGCTGCAGAACTCCTCCCACATATCAAGGATGCAGTGCTAGATGCTGAGGACATCATTGATGAATTTAATTACTATGAGCTCAAGGCAAAGATAGAGGGGAGAATAGAGGAATGCCTAACATCATCTGGATGCCAGGAATTCTATACGAGTGTCATTCGAGGAAGCTTTAACAGAGTGAAGGAAATCCAAGAGAAGCTAGACCATCTACATCGTCAGTCTATGGACTTGGGCTTGCATTGTGCAGCACAAAGATTTGACAAAATTGTTAGGCCAGAAACAAGTTCTTTTCTTAATGAGTCAAAGATTTTTGGACggcaagaagaagagaaaatggTGTTGGAATTGTTAGGAGTACAATTACAAGCTAATGCTGGCTACAAACGCAAGAGAAGCAGTAGAGTGGAGGTCTTGCCAATTGTTGGACTGGGAGGTGTAGGAAAGACTACTTTGGCCCAACAAATTTGCAAGAATCAAATGGTGAAAGCTCACTTCGATATGATCCTTTGGGCATGTGTATCAGATGACTTTAACACAAAGAGGTTAACTAAAGAGgtaatccaatcttccaagaaAGAAACATCATTTGATAATTTGGATTCTCTTCAGTctattttaaaagatattgtTGAGTCAAAAAGGTTTTTACTTGTACTAGATGACATTTGGGATGATGTCATGGCAGATGGTGGGCAGGATTGGCAAAGGTTTTGTGCACCGTTATCAAATGCTTTTCATGGAAGCATGATTTTGATCACCACTCGGTCACAGAAAGTTGCTGATAAGGTGCGGACAATGGATTGTTTTCCACTAGAAGGTCTAACTGAAGATGTTTTCTGGGAATTTTTCATTGTACAAGCATTTGGAACTGAGAGTTTATCCAAATACCCAGATCTGGAGGACATTGGTAGAAGCATAATTCTGAAATTGAAGGGTTCTCCATTGGCTGCCAAAACTATTGGGCGTCTTTTGAGGACTAATTTGCATGCTTCACACTGGAATAACATATTGCAGAGTGAACTATGGAAGTTGGAGCAGGAGAGGACAGATATTCTACCTGCCCTGCGTTTGAGTTATATGCATTTACCACCCCATCTAAAGAGGTGTTTCTCATTTTGTGCTGTGTACCCCAAAGACTACAGGTTTGAAAAGGATACCCTAGTCGACATATGGCTGGCAGAAGGTTTTGTTGAACATGTAAGTAGCATTCCAGCTGTAACTGTCCTGCATCAATATTTTGAAGAGCTTCTAAGCCGATCCTTCTTTCAGAAAGTAACGTGCAACAAATATGTGATACATGACTTGATGCATGATATGGCACAGCTAGTTTCGCAAGATGAATGCTTCATCATAAGGAATGCAGATGACCTTCGAACAATCCCTCCCAATGTTCGCCATCTATCAATTTTCACAAAAAGATATATTGGATGCCGTGACTTAATGGGACTATGCAGGTATAAGAAACTGCGCACCCTTTTGTGCAGTAAAGCTTTTAGCAAAGGGGAGTTTGCTTCTGTACTTGGAAGCTGGTTTAAGGAGCTTCAACACATCCGTGTGTTGAGTTGTTCTCTTCCCATGATAGAAGATATACCTGAGGGCATCAGCAACTTAAAGCTTGTTGGCTACATTTGCTTCTCAAGCCAACGTACTTTCAGCATCCTTCCTTCGTCATTTTGTTGTCTATATAACCTGCAAACTCTAGATGCTTCAACATGTGTTTTCAGAAGCCTGCCTTGTGACTTTGGAAACCTGATCAGCCTAAGGAAATTTAGAGCGAAAAATTTCAGTTATCTCCCAGGAGAGGATTCACGCATGCAGTTTCTAAGAGGAGAGAGAATCAAAGTGTTGAAATATGTAAATCAGGTACAGGGAAGTTTGCTTGTCAATTTGCCTGGTCTCAAAAGTAAAAAGAATATTGGCCTTGTTGTGTTGAAAAAGGAGAATGATCTTTACTCTCTCCATATGTCGCAACTTGCAGAGAATGCTATTTATGAACAGGAACAATTGGAAGTCTATGAAAGCCTACATCCTCATCCGGATCTTCAACATTTGGAGGTCACTGGTTACCAAGGAGAGAATTTTTGTCCTAGCTGGTTCCTGCCTGACAATTTACCAAACATGATATCGTTTATATTTGAGGAGTGCCATAATGCTAAGAAGATATCATTGCATAGATTACCATGCACAGGATTCCGGTACTTGATTAACCTGTACATTATCGAATGCACAAATTTATCAAGCATCAAACAATTTCTGCAACCATGTCATATACCGGCTATCAAAATGATAAGCATAAAAGGATGCCAGGAGTTATCGTCGATATCAGCTGAAAGATTTGGAGGTTTTCGTTTCTTAGAAGCTTTGGTGATCCGGGATTGTCCAAGAATCAGTTGGGAAAATGGGCTGGCATTGCCGCCCACTCTCACAAGCCTTTCGTTGGTGAGGTGTGGGGATATTTCTAAGTGGATACCTGACTGTCTACTGAACCTATCCTCCCTTGTCCGCCTGCAGTTGGTTGGGCTTTCAGGGACAATGTTTATTCCTGGGAGTATCTGGAGGAATAATCTTCCATTGCTAGATTACCTGGAGATCTGTAATTTCCAAGAGCTTCGTTTTACTGGTGTACCAGAAGCAATTGCAGAAATAAACAATGTGCTTATTGACAAGTGCCCAATTCTGAAAGAACTAAAGCAGCCTTTCTCCAGAGGTGATGTTACCTTCTTATGGGGGATTCCGACTAGTAAATG GACTGCTGTATGGTGTTCCTTCATGGTGTCAACTGTCAAGCTGGCCTCCCACAAACAGCCAAACTGTCAAAATCGCTTTGTTTCATGTGGTAGTTTGTTTCGTGGATGTTTGTTTTCAGCGACTTCTGTGACTCTGTCTGGATAA
- the LOC127756913 gene encoding putative disease resistance protein RGA3 isoform X2, producing the protein MQTRFTNMSWGAAARGLQTATGLVTSVNTWAEFFNCVSSAISSACSWINIHQKPENDFVQEEMKHLQSDLWQLQTTLPKMRNLVEILEWQIYKKPAAELLPHIKDAVLDAEDIIDEFNYYELKAKIEGRIEECLTSSGCQEFYTSVIRGSFNRVKEIQEKLDHLHRQSMDLGLHCAAQRFDKIVRPETSSFLNESKIFGRQEEEKMVLELLGVQLQANAGYKRKRSSRVEVLPIVGLGGVGKTTLAQQICKNQMVKAHFDMILWACVSDDFNTKRLTKEVIQSSKKETSFDNLDSLQSILKDIVESKRFLLVLDDIWDDVMADGGQDWQRFCAPLSNAFHGSMILITTRSQKVADKVRTMDCFPLEGLTEDVFWEFFIVQAFGTESLSKYPDLEDIGRSIILKLKGSPLAAKTIGRLLRTNLHASHWNNILQSELWKLEQERTDILPALRLSYMHLPPHLKRCFSFCAVYPKDYRFEKDTLVDIWLAEGFVEHKVTCNKYVIHDLMHDMAQLVSQDECFIIRNADDLRTIPPNVRHLSIFTKRYIGCRDLMGLCRYKKLRTLLCSKAFSKGEFASVLGSWFKELQHIRVLSCSLPMIEDIPEGISNLKLVGYICFSSQRTFSILPSSFCCLYNLQTLDASTCVFRSLPCDFGNLISLRKFRAKNFSYLPGEDSRMQFLRGERIKVLKYVNQVQGSLLVNLPGLKSKKNIGLVVLKKENDLYSLHMSQLAENAIYEQEQLEVYESLHPHPDLQHLEVTGYQGENFCPSWFLPDNLPNMISFIFEECHNAKKISLHRLPCTGFRYLINLYIIECTNLSSIKQFLQPCHIPAIKMISIKGCQELSSISAERFGGFRFLEALVIRDCPRISWENGLALPPTLTSLSLVRCGDISKWIPDCLLNLSSLVRLQLVGLSGTMFIPGSIWRNNLPLLDYLEICNFQELRFTGVPEAIAEINNVLIDKCPILKELKQPFSRGDVTFLWGIPTSKWTAVWCSFMVSTVKLASHKQPNCQNRFVSCGSLFRGCLFSATSVTLSG; encoded by the exons ATGCAAACGAGATTCACTAACATGAGCTGGGGAGCTGCTGCCCGAGGGCTCCAGACAGCCACAGGGCTTGTTACAAGCGTCAACACATGGGCTGAATTCTTCAATTGTGTGAGCTCAGCTATTTCATCTGCATGCTCTTGGATCAACATTCATCAGAAACCAGAGAACGATTTTGTGCAGGAAGAAATGAAGCATCTACAAAGCGACTTATGGCAGCTACAGACAACTCTGCCAAAAATGCGCAACCTTGTTGAGATACTTGAGTGGCAAATCTATAAAAAACCAGCTGCAGAACTCCTCCCACATATCAAGGATGCAGTGCTAGATGCTGAGGACATCATTGATGAATTTAATTACTATGAGCTCAAGGCAAAGATAGAGGGGAGAATAGAGGAATGCCTAACATCATCTGGATGCCAGGAATTCTATACGAGTGTCATTCGAGGAAGCTTTAACAGAGTGAAGGAAATCCAAGAGAAGCTAGACCATCTACATCGTCAGTCTATGGACTTGGGCTTGCATTGTGCAGCACAAAGATTTGACAAAATTGTTAGGCCAGAAACAAGTTCTTTTCTTAATGAGTCAAAGATTTTTGGACggcaagaagaagagaaaatggTGTTGGAATTGTTAGGAGTACAATTACAAGCTAATGCTGGCTACAAACGCAAGAGAAGCAGTAGAGTGGAGGTCTTGCCAATTGTTGGACTGGGAGGTGTAGGAAAGACTACTTTGGCCCAACAAATTTGCAAGAATCAAATGGTGAAAGCTCACTTCGATATGATCCTTTGGGCATGTGTATCAGATGACTTTAACACAAAGAGGTTAACTAAAGAGgtaatccaatcttccaagaaAGAAACATCATTTGATAATTTGGATTCTCTTCAGTctattttaaaagatattgtTGAGTCAAAAAGGTTTTTACTTGTACTAGATGACATTTGGGATGATGTCATGGCAGATGGTGGGCAGGATTGGCAAAGGTTTTGTGCACCGTTATCAAATGCTTTTCATGGAAGCATGATTTTGATCACCACTCGGTCACAGAAAGTTGCTGATAAGGTGCGGACAATGGATTGTTTTCCACTAGAAGGTCTAACTGAAGATGTTTTCTGGGAATTTTTCATTGTACAAGCATTTGGAACTGAGAGTTTATCCAAATACCCAGATCTGGAGGACATTGGTAGAAGCATAATTCTGAAATTGAAGGGTTCTCCATTGGCTGCCAAAACTATTGGGCGTCTTTTGAGGACTAATTTGCATGCTTCACACTGGAATAACATATTGCAGAGTGAACTATGGAAGTTGGAGCAGGAGAGGACAGATATTCTACCTGCCCTGCGTTTGAGTTATATGCATTTACCACCCCATCTAAAGAGGTGTTTCTCATTTTGTGCTGTGTACCCCAAAGACTACAGGTTTGAAAAGGATACCCTAGTCGACATATGGCTGGCAGAAGGTTTTGTTGAACAT AAAGTAACGTGCAACAAATATGTGATACATGACTTGATGCATGATATGGCACAGCTAGTTTCGCAAGATGAATGCTTCATCATAAGGAATGCAGATGACCTTCGAACAATCCCTCCCAATGTTCGCCATCTATCAATTTTCACAAAAAGATATATTGGATGCCGTGACTTAATGGGACTATGCAGGTATAAGAAACTGCGCACCCTTTTGTGCAGTAAAGCTTTTAGCAAAGGGGAGTTTGCTTCTGTACTTGGAAGCTGGTTTAAGGAGCTTCAACACATCCGTGTGTTGAGTTGTTCTCTTCCCATGATAGAAGATATACCTGAGGGCATCAGCAACTTAAAGCTTGTTGGCTACATTTGCTTCTCAAGCCAACGTACTTTCAGCATCCTTCCTTCGTCATTTTGTTGTCTATATAACCTGCAAACTCTAGATGCTTCAACATGTGTTTTCAGAAGCCTGCCTTGTGACTTTGGAAACCTGATCAGCCTAAGGAAATTTAGAGCGAAAAATTTCAGTTATCTCCCAGGAGAGGATTCACGCATGCAGTTTCTAAGAGGAGAGAGAATCAAAGTGTTGAAATATGTAAATCAGGTACAGGGAAGTTTGCTTGTCAATTTGCCTGGTCTCAAAAGTAAAAAGAATATTGGCCTTGTTGTGTTGAAAAAGGAGAATGATCTTTACTCTCTCCATATGTCGCAACTTGCAGAGAATGCTATTTATGAACAGGAACAATTGGAAGTCTATGAAAGCCTACATCCTCATCCGGATCTTCAACATTTGGAGGTCACTGGTTACCAAGGAGAGAATTTTTGTCCTAGCTGGTTCCTGCCTGACAATTTACCAAACATGATATCGTTTATATTTGAGGAGTGCCATAATGCTAAGAAGATATCATTGCATAGATTACCATGCACAGGATTCCGGTACTTGATTAACCTGTACATTATCGAATGCACAAATTTATCAAGCATCAAACAATTTCTGCAACCATGTCATATACCGGCTATCAAAATGATAAGCATAAAAGGATGCCAGGAGTTATCGTCGATATCAGCTGAAAGATTTGGAGGTTTTCGTTTCTTAGAAGCTTTGGTGATCCGGGATTGTCCAAGAATCAGTTGGGAAAATGGGCTGGCATTGCCGCCCACTCTCACAAGCCTTTCGTTGGTGAGGTGTGGGGATATTTCTAAGTGGATACCTGACTGTCTACTGAACCTATCCTCCCTTGTCCGCCTGCAGTTGGTTGGGCTTTCAGGGACAATGTTTATTCCTGGGAGTATCTGGAGGAATAATCTTCCATTGCTAGATTACCTGGAGATCTGTAATTTCCAAGAGCTTCGTTTTACTGGTGTACCAGAAGCAATTGCAGAAATAAACAATGTGCTTATTGACAAGTGCCCAATTCTGAAAGAACTAAAGCAGCCTTTCTCCAGAGGTGATGTTACCTTCTTATGGGGGATTCCGACTAGTAAATG GACTGCTGTATGGTGTTCCTTCATGGTGTCAACTGTCAAGCTGGCCTCCCACAAACAGCCAAACTGTCAAAATCGCTTTGTTTCATGTGGTAGTTTGTTTCGTGGATGTTTGTTTTCAGCGACTTCTGTGACTCTGTCTGGATAA